The window TGAGGGTACCGGACGATTCGGAGATTGAAACACAAAGGACGGAACAGCCCAAGAACGATGAGGTCTCTGTTGCTGTCCCGAAGGACTTCAGCGAGGAATTGAAGGATGACATCGCCTCACTGAAGGCACAGATCGAGGAACTCAAAGCGGAGATATCCGCGATGAGGGCGACTTCTCCGGAAGTCCCGGACCTTTCGTCATTCGTGACATCCAGGGAGATGATCAAGAGCCTTACCAACGCGATCGACAGACAGAACGTCGAGATCACAAACAAGGCTCTTTTGAGCTCCATGGAACAGATTGCGATAATGAGAGAGGACTTCTTCAAACTCTGTGCAGGAATGGAAAAGAAGATCGACACCATGTCCGCCAAGGACGTACTGGCCTCGTTCCAGGCGTATGAAGTGGATATGGAGAATATCCTAACTGATGGAGGGGTGTACATCGGACACTTCCCGTATGAGACACTGAATACGATCCATCAGCGCATCGTGGAGGTAGTACCGACAAACGACCAGGAGAAGAACGGAAAGATAGCCGAGAGGCTGTCTGACGGTTACAAACTTGGTAATAGGGTCCTTCTGAAAGAGAAGGTCACGGTTTACAAGTACGTCGAGAACATGGTGCAGGAAACGCCTACTGAGGAGCCTAAGCGGCCCGAACCGGTACCTGAGGCCAAACCAGCCGAAGAGACCAAGGCAGAAGAAGCTCCAGCAAAACCCGTTAAGAAAACATCTTCGAGAAAGAGAAACTCTACGAAAAAGAACACCAACGTTAAGGAGGAAAAAGAATGACAGAGTATAGCATCGGTATTGACCTCGGTACGACCTACTCGTGCCTTGCATACATTGATGAGGATGGGGACCCGGTAGTTGAGAAGAACTTCGAGCAGGAAGACACAACACCTTCAGTCATCCTCTTCAACGAGAACGGAGAGATCATCGTAGGATCCCCTGCGAAGGACATGTCCGTCATGTACCCCCCAGAGAGGGTCATCACATCGATCAAGAGACAGATGGGAACTGACTACACCGTCAACATCGACGGCGAGACATACAACCCCATCATGCTCTCCGCAGTGATCCTCAGGAAGATGATCAACGACTTCAACGAGAACCACGGATGCGAGGTCAAGAAGGCCGTCATCACCTGTCCCGCATACTTCGGACAGAACGAGAGGGATGCCACAAAGACCGCAGGAACCATCGCGGGACTCGAGGACGTTACAGTCATCAACGAACCCACCGCAGCAGCCATCTCCTTCGGATTCGGTAACGCTGACGGAGGAAAGAAGAGAGTGCTCGTATACGACCTTGGAGGAGGAACATTTGATGTGACCATCCTCGAGATCGACGGCACATCGTTTACTGCAGTCGCCACCGACGGAGAGAGGTTCCTCGGAGGAAAGGACTGGGATGCAGTCATCTCCAACATCATCAAGCAGAAGATCTCCGAGGAGACCGGAATCGACAAGGACGCTCTCGACGAGAACGAGGATGTCAAGCAGGCCCTGGTCAACGACTCAGAGACCATCAAGAAGAGGCTTTCCACCGCGGAATCCACCAAGGGAACCCTGACAGTCGATGGCCAGAAGGTCGTCTTCACCGTCACCAGGGAGGACTTCGAGACTGCTTCCAAGGGACTCATCCAGACCACCATCGAGATCATCGACCGTGTCCTCGAGTCCAAGAACTACACCATGGCAGACATCGATGAGGTCGTCCTCGTTGGAGGATCATCCAGGATGCCCCAGGTAAAGAACAGCATTGCGGAGAAATACCCTGCAGCGAAGATCAACATCTATGACCCTGACCAGTCCGTTGCTAAGGGAGCAGCCATCTTCTCCAAGTCCAACATGGTCATGCCCGATGCCACCAACACTGCAGCGGCAGGAGAGGCGGCGGCCGTCGAGGGAGCCATCAACGTCCACAACGTCCTGTCCAAGACCTTCGGAATCAAGGCAGTCTACGAGGACGGATCCGAGATGATCTCCAACATCATCTTCAGGAACGAGGTCCTGCCCATCGAAGCAGTCAAGACCTACTACCCCGTCGATGACGGTCAGAACACCATCATGGTCGAGATCTATGAGGACGCAGCTTTCAACGACGACCTCGGAAAGAAGACCGAGATCATCGAGGGATCGCCTGTCGGAAACTTTATGATGGAGCTTCCCATGGACGTTACCAAGAACACTCCGATCACCGTCAAGTTCACAGCGACCAACGAGGGTATCCTCATCGCATCCGTGGACTGCATGGAGCAGCACTCCGATTACCAGATCGAGAATGAGATGACCATGTCCGCTGACGAGATCAACAAGTCCATGGGACTCATGGACAAGGTCACCAACGCAAACTGATTTTATTCCCGGAAAGGGGAGGGCATAGCCCCTCCCCATATCCGAATCTTTTGCTCTTTTCAGAATTTGAAATTGTTCAGAAGAGACTTATTCCTCTTCATCGGGAGTGGGAACGATGACCACTGGACATTCGGAATTCTCCACCAGCTTCTGAGAAACACTTCCCATGACCATCCTGTCCAAACGGGATCTATCGGGCCTTCCCACAACGATGGCATCGCATTGGAACCTCTCAGCAACCTCTAGGATGACATCGTCGGGCCTTCCGACCTCAATGATGGTATGCACATCGCATAACCCGCCCTGCATGGCCTTCTGCTGTGCGGCCTGCATATACTCCTGAATCGTTGGATCGATATCCTCGGGATCCATCTGCTCCTTGGTAGCGACGGTGAGAATGTATAGCGGTTCGTTGAGTCCTACGGATAATTTTGTGGCGTAATCCAAAGCTGCCTCCGTGTCAGCCTTGCCATCATACGCTATCAGGATAGACATATCAGGGTATGAATCAATGACTAAGAGTAAAAACTTTAACCTCAATTGAGGGGTTTTTAACCATTTATCAAACCCAGCAGAGATTATGCCTATACCATGGATTCTTCCCTTAAAAGAAGATTGAATTATATAGAAGAACAAACGAACATTCCTTATATCAGTGTACTCTTCTCAACAATTATGTTCGTATACATATTGGGCGGATTCCTAGGAAGTGGAAAGACCACCCTTCTGATGAAACTAGCTTCCATGTACACAAAGCGTGGACTAAAAACCGCTCTCCTGGTCAACGAATCCGGAGAGATCGGTGTGGATGGCGCCACCCTCAAAGCTGAGGGGTATGATGCGATAGAACTCCCTGACGGATGCATCTGCTGCTCCCTTTCCGGAACCCTGCAGAGTGCACTGACGAATATCGAGGAAGATATTGACCCCGATATCATCATCATAGAGCCTACCGGATTAGCGCTTCCCCATAAGGTGAAGGAACTGGTTCGCAGCTCCGGGATCGATTCTGAAGGGACATACATCATAGGAATCTCAGACGTAGAGAGATTCGAGCTCCTTATAAGCAAGAAGGAGGAATTCATAAAGAGACAGATGATGGGTGCGGATTTCGT is drawn from Thermoplasmata archaeon and contains these coding sequences:
- a CDS encoding universal stress protein, whose amino-acid sequence is MSILIAYDGKADTEAALDYATKLSVGLNEPLYILTVATKEQMDPEDIDPTIQEYMQAAQQKAMQGGLCDVHTIIEVGRPDDVILEVAERFQCDAIVVGRPDRSRLDRMVMGSVSQKLVENSECPVVIVPTPDEEE
- a CDS encoding GTPase; this translates as MFVYILGGFLGSGKTTLLMKLASMYTKRGLKTALLVNESGEIGVDGATLKAEGYDAIELPDGCICCSLSGTLQSALTNIEEDIDPDIIIIEPTGLALPHKVKELVRSSGIDSEGTYIIGISDVERFELLISKKEEFIKRQMMGADFVLINKKDLAKPGQVESITGWFKKEFPDKKVMVISAKTGENLDEVYEMMK
- the grpE gene encoding nucleotide exchange factor GrpE, which produces MQPHRQYPAQRCFPAEGRGSVPMAAQQGGIEMNERFSNFLSGKFQQTDPRQGVSVRVPDDSEIETQRTEQPKNDEVSVAVPKDFSEELKDDIASLKAQIEELKAEISAMRATSPEVPDLSSFVTSREMIKSLTNAIDRQNVEITNKALLSSMEQIAIMREDFFKLCAGMEKKIDTMSAKDVLASFQAYEVDMENILTDGGVYIGHFPYETLNTIHQRIVEVVPTNDQEKNGKIAERLSDGYKLGNRVLLKEKVTVYKYVENMVQETPTEEPKRPEPVPEAKPAEETKAEEAPAKPVKKTSSRKRNSTKKNTNVKEEKE
- a CDS encoding Hsp70 family protein — translated: MTEYSIGIDLGTTYSCLAYIDEDGDPVVEKNFEQEDTTPSVILFNENGEIIVGSPAKDMSVMYPPERVITSIKRQMGTDYTVNIDGETYNPIMLSAVILRKMINDFNENHGCEVKKAVITCPAYFGQNERDATKTAGTIAGLEDVTVINEPTAAAISFGFGNADGGKKRVLVYDLGGGTFDVTILEIDGTSFTAVATDGERFLGGKDWDAVISNIIKQKISEETGIDKDALDENEDVKQALVNDSETIKKRLSTAESTKGTLTVDGQKVVFTVTREDFETASKGLIQTTIEIIDRVLESKNYTMADIDEVVLVGGSSRMPQVKNSIAEKYPAAKINIYDPDQSVAKGAAIFSKSNMVMPDATNTAAAGEAAAVEGAINVHNVLSKTFGIKAVYEDGSEMISNIIFRNEVLPIEAVKTYYPVDDGQNTIMVEIYEDAAFNDDLGKKTEIIEGSPVGNFMMELPMDVTKNTPITVKFTATNEGILIASVDCMEQHSDYQIENEMTMSADEINKSMGLMDKVTNAN